TGGCTACAGTTCTTtaaaccctaattgatggagtgtgtagtttttcatttcttaaacaaccatgtatgaAGACTTATCATGGCTATATTcaaggatgacaatgtcaagattcatttTGTGAAGGAATGGTCGGGAGGGAGCATGAggaacactctaaaaaatgactaaaaaaaacccaaaacatatttacacagtaaaataccgcTTTCCATTGAAACAGCAATATACcattaaaacaatgcattctgggtaatatttgtcattttcgagaaagtGGCCTATAGCCTATAGGTTATAGGTAGCTTatactttctcgaaaacgacTAATAATATTACTCAGAATGCATTAtacggtatattactgtttcaatggaaaacggaattttactgtgtaaatttgttttgtttttttaacagttattttttagagtgaatcatttccacacatgaattggcaccagaccttaaattcattgaaagtctttgggatgtgctggaggaaactttacagagtgcttgactcttgcattgtcaatacaagatcttggctaaaaaattatggaaataaatgttgtgatgttatttccatgaAGAGGCGCATCAGTTTTTGGCCAaaatcttgtattgacaatgcaagagtcaagcactctgtaaagtctcctccagcacatcccaaagactttcagtgaatttaaggtctggactcagaggtgccagttcatgtgtgaaaatgattgaaTGTCAgaatcaaaatgcaaaatgaaatAGTTTGCTCCACTGTGGCTGGTTGCTTAGGTGGTAAACTTGAAGGGGGGTATAGCGAAAATGGGCATAGCGAAAATGACTCAACTGAGCTATGCCCATTTTCGCTACACCACATGCAATAAATAGAGTCAGTTGAGTCATTTTTGCTATGTCCATTGTGGTAGTGCACTGGCGCAGgacgggacaacctgtcactcatatgagattgaccaaaacacaacaatccaatcaaatcaaatcaccctggacaaaatcaagtcccgcccaacattttttcttgtttgagatgccatttcactcggatatacgtcacaatagaggAGAAAAGATTATCATTACTTCTGTTTCAAGTCGACCTTAACTTCAACATACTATGCAGGAAAAATATTATTCCAGTTCATGAGAGTGTGTTGTCTTAGAAGACTGTCATGGCTGATATGATATGAGTCTTATGATACTTTGTCAAACATTGTGTCAGCAGAATTAAACCTGTATGCAATAAACCCACGGTGTTATTATGCTGAAGCTGAGAAAAAGAGCCTACACATTGATGATTCAGGAAATTAAAATTttactgtaaacattttttagtgtTGTGGACAAAATGTTATCTGTTTATACCAGCATGGAGCCATTTCCTGATATTAAGATGCTTTTCTCTGATATTATTTATCAATAAtgtgttaaacatttaaataatttgctGTAGACTTATATATTAAAAGAGAGCAGtgagagtaataataatttataaataagtatcatttttaatatttaacttaCAGATAATATTCAGTAACTATTTTTATTGAGTAATCTTCCTTGTATTCAGTTTTTTCTCATTAGTTAGTAAACTGCTACAGATGTGAAGGTTTTCCACTACAAACTCTTGCTAAATTTTAAAGTTCATGCTGATCCTGCATGGCTGTGACAAATAAGAACAAGCTTGTTTTCAACAGGCCAAACAGCAATCACAAACGTACATGCAAATCCAAAGCGCTAACTGCCAAAGCTGATCTCATCTATGCAAAGTATGTCGCCATTTGAAAAACTgtggattttttatttcattggaTTTGCTGTTGCATTTGTGCAATTCTGCACATAAcctcagttttgtttttgttgttgtttttttgttttgcaaagaAGAAAGATGTTCTTCATGCACCTTGACATACTTTCCAGCTGGGTTTGGAGTCAAAGCGAGATGTGCTGTGGTCTATGCAAGCTATTGGCTGAAGGCTATTTATTGCATGTGGTAGGTGTGCTGTAAGCActtgcgtgcgtgtgtgtgtgtgtccatcaaCTTCAAAAGAGTAAACCGCTTTACAGGCTTAAAACTAATGTTTTGAGTTAAAATACAGCAGTTTACCATCTGGAGCCAAATGTTTTGCAGGTCAAGATGATCAGCCTTAATGCAGAATTAACTGAAATGGTTTCATTTCTTCAAAACCTGATCAAAATACTAGCATCTGTTTAAATTAACCTGAAAAAAGTCATGCAGAAAGAGttctttcaacaaaaatatacaagctataaactttgtttttaaaatctttaaaaaaaaaaagttacagcacacaaaatatataaataaatgtcatcACCCTTGCTCATATCAACAACTACCACCTTCTCAAGTGTGAAAACAATACCTTGAAAGTGTGAAGCATGTTTGTGTCTGTCAaagtaaatgtgtttaatttcaTTCTGTGGTTACCGACTCCAATAATTTCACAGCTGGCCTTTTATGTAGCCTATCATAGATACACCAGGTAAAATAGGTATATACCTTACAAAATTGGccacacaaatattttatttacattctaCATTATTCTATtctttatttcatatatatatatatatatataaaatatatagtgattttttttcacatatctGTAAATCCTCAGACAGAAATAAGGCAAAGGATATATATATGCAAACGGAAATGATGCTTGAGTATAAGCAAGTGTATTCTGGTCTTCACTCAAAAGTAGTCTATAAATGACTAAAATAAAAAGGCGGAGGCAGAATAGTCTTTATAtggtatttaattattattttttaataatctaataatTCTAAAACTGTACGTGGACGTCTACTTTATAGGGCAAAAATCGGCTAAATGGTAGCTATATATTGAAAAGGTAAAATTACTCAAATTGCATCCTCATTCAGTCaaatagtttaatttatttggtGTACAGCACCGGCTTCctggagaggaggaggagattCAATCAGTGGAGGTGCTTTAGTGAGACAGCGCTTTTCTGTGTGGTTTGCAgacctttttgttttcagttatgTTACGTTTTATGCTTCCATTCAGTTTGGGATATTAACGAATATGGTGGTTCATgcgtttttctgtttttgtctaTGGCTTTTGGGTGGTAAGTTATATTTTTATGGCTTCAATTCTTGTAGTGTATATTTCTTCAGTCGGACTATTCCAGTAGCCTAAAGTTTGACTGGAATCATGTATTCTTTGGGACCGTGCTTTGCTTAGCCtgtttgttaaaataatattaacgtGAATTAAAAGCACCTCATCTTCACTGTTCACTGAATTTCTGCGTAGAGTTTGAAAACAAACCTTTGTTCCTGAGATGTTAAAGGACCAGTTCACTCAAAACGGCTTTAACGACACAATGAAATTTTACTTCCATATAGGCTATTATAAAGTGcaatttacagcattttgaaataaaaaatatttactaaatatataaaacttcaTGTACATGCGATATTTGATcactttaaaagaatagtttcacccaaaaatgcacattttaataatttggtAAGTTCCAAATTTGTGctagtggaacacaaaagaagaattttgtagttttctttttttttacattcaacaAAAGTGATTCATACAGTAGCATCAAAGAGAATAAACCCATATTTAACAACGAGAGTGTAATCGTGACAGTATATACTTTTTTGGGTCAACAATAGGGGATCAATAGGgcaactgcttattaatgtaaCATCAAAtggttattattaattaaaattttcttctgcggaaaacaaaagaagaacattggggtccaaacaacattgactttcactgtattgACAAGGAAAACACAGAATAACAACTTTTGTGATCCACATACGGAAGTCattcatacgggtttggaacgacatgagagtgaataaataatgacagtatttttatttttgggtgaactgtccctttaagtgatCTTTTTTCAGTATTGTTAGACCAGTGATGTCAGGATGAAGCTTTGTACTTTTGCTCTacctttagttttttttgtacaaattcTTACACCGTGTCTCACAGCAGCTAGAGGCTGTCTACACTGCATGAGACAAAGCGATCGTTGCATATCTATTTGTACCTGTGTCAGAAAATAGCGAAAGTGGTCAGAGTACATCTGAAATACAACtgggcatcagtttactgtcgggGATTTGTCATGTcgtgccgcatccagtgtagaacaATTACTTATTATAAAGGGTTCTGTTGGCTTTTGTCGCATTAAATCATGCAGCTCGCATCCGGTGTGGATGCAGTGTTAGGTTTAAGAAATTATAAAGGagttttattttctgttcaaATAAACTCTGAAAGATATCTGAGGTGATTATCTGTGACTATGTTGTGCTGACTCTTTTCTTCCAGGCGTGTCTGGAGTTCATACAGATGAAACAGAAACAAtatcagtgatggagggagattctgtcactcTAAACACTGATGTTACTGAATTACAGACACATCGTCTGATAATGTGGACATTTAGACTTAACAGTTCAGAGACTGTTATAGCTGAAATCTATAAACAGACCATCTCTGTATATGATAGTGAGAATGCtaagagattcagagacagactacAGATAGATAACCAGAcaggatctctgaccatcacaaacatcaacAAATCACACTCTGGACTTTATAAACTACAGATCATGAATGAAGACGTCAAACacaagagtttcaatatttctGTCTATGGTGAGTAAATTGAATTAATCATGTTAAaaggttttaattttaaatcaaattcaaaTCTGACCATGTGCATTTGTATTTATTGATCTATGATGATTGAGGATCTTTACACTATCAGTAAATGATTGTTtctgaaatatgtttttctttcatgttttcaaGGTATTCTGACTGTTCCTGTCATTATCAGTGACTCTTTGCAAAATTCTTCATCATCATCGGGATCATCCAGATGTTCACTgctgtgttcagctgtgaatgtgagtcatgtgactctctcctggtacaaaggaaacagtttattgtccagcatcagtgcatctgatctcagcatcagtctctctctacctctggaggtggaatatcaggataaaaacacctacagctgtgtgctgaacaatcccatcagcaaccagactcaacatctggacatcactcaactctgtcaGCCAAATTCAGGTACGTCAGTATTAGGGGGTTTTCACACTGggcacatttacacatttactgTGTCCGAGTCGTTTTCACTTTCACCTGAATCATGAAACAGTTCCATTGTAACCGAACTCAGGCCACCTCCTAGCTCTAGGTTTGGTATCACAGTGTGCTTTTTTCATGCTGTTTtgaactaaactgccagtgtgaaagccctcttaagggtgtgttcacatttggcatgtttgattggattaaaatgaaccctggtgtgattgctctgttagtgcggtttgaataagtgtgaacgctgccatctgaaccctggtgcacaccaaacaagcagaccgaggccgctgaaaagatgggtctcagTCTGCTTCCAAACGATCTCTGGTGTGTTTTGAatgaaatatgaacgcaacacggaccaaagacatgtaaacataccaaaaacaggacatgatgtcacaagaagaccctaaaaaggacctGTTACCTGTTTTTTTCTCGTTATAGTTGCAATGTTGCCATCAGAGTTCGGTACAGGCATCAGAACCGCTTCTCCTCGCAGCAGATcttggtttgtgtgtgtgacggagggattccTGATGCTGTTTTGACTCAtttacacattttcttttttttttttaagctcttCACAAGTTCTCAGCTggtcaaaataccatcatatctAGACTAAGCACATACAAAGAGTGCATTTAggccagcacacagcattgctTTGGATGTTCAGTAAGTTCTGTCACGAAATATATGTAATTAaagccaaccaatcagattgtgaacgtatccctatgcctttaagTTCAGTatggaccaggactaaatgttttttttttttttttgtccagaaCAAACGAACCAAgcgaaccgaactacaagtgtgaccACACCATTAGAGTCCATAATTGGTCCTGTTAATGTCATGCTGGTTTATCTTTCAAATGTTTGATGGTTGAACTTGTGATATCTCTCACACATTTGAGCATTTTGAATAATTATGCCGTATATGTGCATGTGCTGTTAAATGCAATTGAGACAGGGTTTCCGAGCACATTATATGAAGGTTATATTCTTAACTATAAATTATAGAATTTCATTTGAgctcaattttaattttatagaaaAGCTCGTACTAACAGCGAGTCTTCATTAACCTTCATAGATGGTCGAGTGTGTACTCGCATCAAACAGACGAAAAGTTGCTCTTTTGTTTTATAAAGTAAGCATTTTTAAAGCACATAATGTATAGcatcccagctaacaggaaaAGTTCCCACATCTTGTCTTTCATTAATGTTTTAAGGTTATGTAAATGTTAAGATAAAAcactctttaaataaaatttatagaatgtttgtataacattattaatatttgatataTGTTGAGAGAAAATGTTCTGAGAACAACATTTTTGAAGCATCCATTTTGTACTTGATGAATGTTAATATTGAACAAATAACTGTTCAAAGAATGTTGTATTGTGAGTAACAGTACAGTTAGGAGAATGTTGTACTAACATTATGTAACCTTTTAAATGACATTCTAATCATGACAAGAAAACTGGAGATTTTAACGTTTCAGAAATTAGTGTTACACAACGTTTGTATAACTAatttgttagctgggatatAGCTTGTTTGGAGGAGAACACTGAGCAAGATTTggaataatatgtttttttcaatacagaatatattttttgtcttgttaatCATAAATAATTTACAGATTAATTGATCGTCAAAATAACTGTTGGTTGCATCCGTTAAGATTTTAGCCCGTTGGACctgctgtttttcatttttgttgagACTCACTTACAGTAGCTTAAtgattgtttgtgttttatcatTGCAGAATCCAACCAAACTTCATTTCTGCTTGTATCTCTGTTGTTACTGCTGCCGCTGCTCACAGTTGTAATCGTGTTGATCTTCTGTCGCCGCAGGAAATACACACAGGCAAAACAAAAGGGCAAGTATTAcgtacaaacaaacaataaactatatatataaaatatgcaaaagtAGTGCTCAGAAATGCTAACAAATCCACCATTTCAGTTTTATAAATGTTCTTAAACAGCTCAGACTAATGAAGAAGAGGTTGATTATACTGATGcgacatttattaaacacagagCTCAGGATGTGGTAAGACATGCCTGTTATTCTCTACACTAAATCTCTTATATGAAAGCTTGCTAAGCAAGTATAGCTTACAGATTATTTGTTTGTCTACTTGTTTTTTTTACGTACATGAtgttatataattaaaactCTCACAtcatacaaaattaaaaaaaaaaaaatctgtatctAATTGTTCTTAATGTGCTGAtgcttgttttcttttgtgaaatgaGTAATGAAATCATCCCTATAAACGTTCATTTCATTA
The DNA window shown above is from Ctenopharyngodon idella isolate HZGC_01 chromosome 10, HZGC01, whole genome shotgun sequence and carries:
- the LOC127519824 gene encoding SLAM family member 9 isoform X1; the protein is MVVHAFFCFCLWLLGGVSGVHTDETETISVMEGDSVTLNTDVTELQTHRLIMWTFRLNSSETVIAEIYKQTISVYDSENAKRFRDRLQIDNQTGSLTITNINKSHSGLYKLQIMNEDVKHKSFNISVYGILTVPVIISDSLQNSSSSSGSSRCSLLCSAVNVSHVTLSWYKGNSLLSSISASDLSISLSLPLEVEYQDKNTYSCVLNNPISNQTQHLDITQLCQPNSESNQTSFLLVSLLLLLPLLTVVIVLIFCRRRKYTQAKQKAQTNEEEVDYTDATFIKHRAQDVEAGGRDQMVYSEVYLRC
- the LOC127519824 gene encoding SLAM family member 9 isoform X3, with protein sequence MVVHAFFCFCLWLLGGVSGVHTDETETISVMEGDSVTLNTDVTELQTHRLIMWTFRLNSSETVIAEIYKQTISVYDSENAKRFRDRLQIDNQTGSLTITNINKSHSGLYKLQIMNEDVKHKSFNISVYGILTVPVIISDSLQNSSSSSGSSRCSLLCSAVNVSHVTLSWYKGNSLLSSISASDLSISLSLPLEVEYQDKNTYSCVLNNPISNQTQHLDITQLCQPNSESNQTSFLLVSLLLLLPLLTVVIVLIFCRRRKYTQAKQKAQTNEEEVDYTDATFIKHRAQDVEAGGRDHTVYSEVV
- the LOC127519824 gene encoding SLAM family member 9 isoform X2, translated to MVVHAFFCFCLWLLGGVSGVHTDETETISVMEGDSVTLNTDVTELQTHRLIMWTFRLNSSETVIAEIYKQTISVYDSENAKRFRDRLQIDNQTGSLTITNINKSHSGLYKLQIMNEDVKHKSFNISVYGILTVPVIISDSLQNSSSSSGSSRCSLLCSAVNVSHVTLSWYKGNSLLSSISASDLSISLSLPLEVEYQDKNTYSCVLNNPISNQTQHLDITQLCQPNSESSHSFLLVVSLLLLLLLLTVVVMLIFCRRRKYTQAKQAQTNEEEVDYTHVTFIKHRAQDMEAGGRDQMVYSEVYLRC
- the LOC127519824 gene encoding SLAM family member 9 isoform X4; translated protein: MVVHAFFCFCLWLLGGVSGVHTDETETISVMEGDSVTLNTDVTELQTHRLIMWTFRLNSSETVIAEIYKQTISVYDSENAKRFRDRLQIDNQTGSLTITNINKSHSGLYKLQIMNEDVKHKSFNISVYGILTVPVIISDSLQNSSSSSGSSRCSLLCSAVNVSHVTLSWYKGNSLLSSISASDLSISLSLPLEVEYQDKNTYSCVLNNPISNQTQHLDITQLCQPNSESSHSFLLVVSLLLLLLLLTVVVMLIFCRRRKYTQAKQGGKYYVQQEN